The nucleotide sequence TCTTCTTGGTGGAAGAGCTACTGAATAACTATTCAAATATTGCAAGTTAAGTCTCGGGGTTTACAGAGTGGTTTGGTGGCTATCAAATGGATTGTACCAATCGCTCGCTCTTTGAAGCCTCCTTCACAATAGCACAGGTAGTATTCCCACATCCTCACAAACTCGTCAGAAAATCCTTGTGCATAAATTTGGTCTAAGTTTGCAAAGAAACCTTCTCTCCATCTTTTCAGGGTAGTCACATAATGCTGTGTGATGTCTTCCAGATGGTAAATGCAAAGGTCTGTGCTTTCACGTAGATGCTCAGCCATCACGCTAATGGAGGGTAAACAACCTCCAGGGAAGATATACCGCTGAATGAAATCAACTGTTTTACTAGCTTGGTGGTATCTCCGATCATCAATTGTGATCGCCTGAAGCAACAACAAACCGTCTTTTTTGAGCAGGGAGCTGCATTTTTTGAAGTAACCCTGAAGGAATTGATGGCCTACCGCCTCGATCATCTCAATTGATACAAGCTTGTCGTACTGACCATTCAAGTTGCGATAATCTTTCTTCAAAACTTCGACTCTGCCTTGTAACCCAGACTCCTCTACTCTCTTTTTTGCTAGTTGAAACTGTTCTTGTGAGATAGTCGTGGTTGTCACTTGACAGCCATAATTTTGGGCAGCATGGATGGCAAATCCTCCCCATCCAGTGCCAATTTCAAGAAGGTGATCCTGAGGTTGAAGTCCTAATTTTTTGCAGATCCGATCCATCTTGTTTTTGGATGCTTTTTCTAAAGATTTTTCGGCATCTTCAAAAATTGCTGATGAATACATGAGGGTTTGGTCTAAAAAGAGTCTAAAGAACTCATTTCCCAAATCATAATGTGCGGAGATGTTCTTCTTGCTGCCCTGTTTTGTGTTTTTGTTCAGGAATTTGTGCAAGATCTCGTGAATTGCCACTCCAAACCGAGCAATTCCTTGCTCCATGTTGTCTAAAATTTCACGATTCACCACAAAAATTCGTACAAGGTAAGTTAAGTTGGAGCAGACCCACTCGCCCCGCATGTAAGCTTCTGCAACACCAATGCTTCCGCTATGAATAATGCTGGCGTAGGTCTGCAGATCATGAATATGGACCGTGACCTCCAGTGGACACAGATCCGTCTTTTGGCCAAGGATGTACGTACCCATTTCATCGTGAACTGTGATCTTGCCATGAGTCAAACTATCAGTTCGCCGAATGAACAGGTTACGATTCCATTTGTTCCAACTTTTCAGCAGATCACTTTCTGGATGTTTCTCAGAAAGGATAGTTTCTGTTCTAGGAAAAGACAGATCTTCGGTGGAGCTCATTAGTAACCTAGGGTGTGCCTGAATTAACGAGACGGTGGTAGAGTTGTCATCTCAATTTTTTTGGTGGTGGCTGATAAGGTATTTTCTTAAGCCACAGCCTGAAAGCTTGCCAGTATATTCCTCCAAGGACTTGGGCAGTCATGAAAGGGTGACGCCAAATCATTTCTCTCATCGTTGCTGGATTAAATTCCCTACGCTTGAGAATGAGCGTAGCATCGAAATGCTTTTCTCCTTTTTTATGATTTTCCATATGAACAATCAAACTCTTTGAGGGTCTTGTAATTCGGCAGTCATATTTGTAGTCCATCTCGAGAAAGGGGGATACATGGAAATTTTTTTGAAACTCGAAGGATTGAGCATTTTTGGGCTGATCTCTACCATCCAAAAAATAACTGTGCCTTTGATTCCAAGGTGTATTAGTCACCTCAGCCAATATCGCTGATGGATGCTGATGGTGTTCATCAAAACAATAATAGAAACTGACAGGGTTAAAACCTAATCCCCATGATCGCAAGTGTGTCAGGA is from SAR324 cluster bacterium and encodes:
- a CDS encoding cyclopropane-fatty-acyl-phospholipid synthase — its product is MSSTEDLSFPRTETILSEKHPESDLLKSWNKWNRNLFIRRTDSLTHGKITVHDEMGTYILGQKTDLCPLEVTVHIHDLQTYASIIHSGSIGVAEAYMRGEWVCSNLTYLVRIFVVNREILDNMEQGIARFGVAIHEILHKFLNKNTKQGSKKNISAHYDLGNEFFRLFLDQTLMYSSAIFEDAEKSLEKASKNKMDRICKKLGLQPQDHLLEIGTGWGGFAIHAAQNYGCQVTTTTISQEQFQLAKKRVEESGLQGRVEVLKKDYRNLNGQYDKLVSIEMIEAVGHQFLQGYFKKCSSLLKKDGLLLLQAITIDDRRYHQASKTVDFIQRYIFPGGCLPSISVMAEHLRESTDLCIYHLEDITQHYVTTLKRWREGFFANLDQIYAQGFSDEFVRMWEYYLCYCEGGFKERAIGTIHLIATKPLCKPRDLTCNI
- a CDS encoding DUF1365 domain-containing protein; this encodes MESCLYTGRLRHRRFSPTLHSFSYPIYLSYLDLGELDQVFSFSRMWSKENWGPVWFKREDYFGDPAQPLSDSIRDAVELELGFRPIGSVRILTHLRSWGLGFNPVSFYYCFDEHHQHPSAILAEVTNTPWNQRHSYFLDGRDQPKNAQSFEFQKNFHVSPFLEMDYKYDCRITRPSKSLIVHMENHKKGEKHFDATLILKRREFNPATMREMIWRHPFMTAQVLGGIYWQAFRLWLKKIPYQPPPKKLR